In Chryseobacterium gleum, a single genomic region encodes these proteins:
- a CDS encoding DUF2199 domain-containing protein — MTKYICQCCGEEKEDWPAIAYSYPYFYSCLSEEELKNTELSSDLCVIKEEEDTHRFIRTVLVQEVVDDCRDLDYGIWVSLSEKNFDEYVENYDNKEFEAEYFGWLSTYLPDYEFEESVPTTVVVNNSIGRPFVYPHQSYEHPFVYDFYNGITKEEAEKRINRVLNKE; from the coding sequence ATGACAAAATACATCTGCCAATGCTGCGGAGAGGAAAAAGAAGACTGGCCGGCAATTGCCTATTCTTACCCTTATTTTTATTCCTGTTTATCTGAAGAAGAATTGAAAAATACAGAACTCAGCTCAGATCTGTGCGTCATAAAAGAAGAAGAAGATACCCACAGGTTTATCCGTACTGTACTTGTACAGGAAGTAGTGGATGACTGTAGAGATCTGGATTATGGAATCTGGGTTTCACTGAGTGAAAAAAACTTCGATGAATATGTTGAAAACTATGATAATAAGGAATTTGAAGCTGAATATTTCGGATGGCTTTCCACCTATCTTCCGGATTATGAGTTTGAAGAAAGTGTTCCTACAACCGTGGTAGTCAATAATTCTATCGGGCGTCCGTTTGTTTATCCTCACCAAAGCTATGAGCATCCGTTTGTATATGATTTTTATAATGGCATTACAAAAGAAGAAGCAGAGAAAAGAATAAACCGGGTTTTAAATAAGGAATAA
- a CDS encoding ATP-binding protein has product MNWENIAGQTNLKKLLRESIAENRVSHAQLFVGKEGYGILPMVLAYAREIFSQENEHAAAKVEHLNHLDLHFSFPVFTDNKNSLSKNKFDEFREMILSSPYASYDDWTAFLESENKQLFISADEIDDQNQKFSLKSFEGGTKILIVWRADKMNVAASNKFLKFLEEPPAKTVILLTAESTNDILPTILSRTQIVEIPRIHDEDIENYLKKNFSVSDEKVREIVHEAQGDLNEAIKLLNSGDKSNEFEKLFVQWVRDAFMVKKKPEYLRSIIFWAREIAGWNREKQKNFLNYCSEIFRLALLQNYQSEDLVYKKINANGFNWAGFSKFISGANIESILEEINTADLHLTRNGNPKIVWTDLGIKLSRYIHKSA; this is encoded by the coding sequence ATGAATTGGGAGAATATCGCCGGACAGACGAATCTGAAAAAACTTCTTAGAGAAAGCATTGCTGAAAACAGAGTGAGCCATGCCCAACTTTTTGTAGGAAAGGAGGGATACGGAATACTGCCCATGGTACTGGCTTATGCAAGAGAAATCTTCAGCCAGGAAAATGAACATGCTGCTGCAAAAGTAGAGCATCTCAATCATCTGGATCTGCACTTCAGCTTTCCGGTTTTTACGGATAATAAGAACTCATTAAGTAAGAATAAATTTGATGAATTCAGAGAAATGATTCTGTCTTCTCCTTATGCCAGCTATGATGACTGGACTGCCTTTTTGGAGTCGGAAAATAAGCAGCTATTTATTTCTGCAGATGAAATTGATGATCAGAATCAGAAATTTTCTTTAAAAAGTTTTGAGGGAGGAACCAAAATACTTATTGTCTGGAGAGCAGATAAAATGAATGTGGCCGCCTCGAATAAGTTTTTAAAATTTCTGGAAGAGCCGCCGGCAAAAACGGTGATTCTTCTTACTGCCGAAAGTACCAATGACATCCTCCCTACCATCCTTTCCAGAACACAGATTGTAGAAATTCCCAGAATTCATGATGAAGATATTGAAAACTATCTCAAAAAGAATTTTTCTGTTTCGGATGAGAAAGTAAGAGAAATTGTTCATGAGGCACAGGGAGACCTTAATGAAGCCATAAAATTGCTGAACTCAGGTGACAAGTCCAATGAGTTCGAAAAGCTCTTTGTGCAATGGGTAAGAGATGCATTTATGGTAAAAAAGAAACCCGAGTATCTCAGAAGCATTATTTTCTGGGCAAGAGAAATTGCAGGTTGGAACAGGGAAAAGCAGAAAAACTTCCTGAATTATTGTTCTGAAATATTCAGATTAGCATTGCTTCAGAATTATCAGTCCGAAGATCTTGTCTATAAAAAAATCAATGCGAATGGGTTCAATTGGGCAGGGTTTTCAAAATTTATAAGTGGAGCCAATATTGAAAGCATCCTGGAGGAAATCAATACAGCCGATCTTCACCTGACAAGAAACGGAAATCCTAAAATTGTCTGGACGGATCTTGGAATAAAATTATCAAGATATATTCATAAAAGCGCATAA
- the lptC gene encoding LPS export ABC transporter periplasmic protein LptC, with translation MNFSEKISYKNIACLFSCAIFFILTSCEEDLTKANGNQSKNFPSQIINNANIIQRDSGFVTLKAKAPIIEKYELIDSPYVVARKGIDIEFFDKKKPKVPGRITAKYARIFEYKKFYEAKGDVRIRTNEGQRFAMQSIYWDQKKNRIYTKDTVYVTMEDGSTLVGANGMTAKDDFSEYTFYNNSGDFSSKRISENKK, from the coding sequence ATGAATTTTTCAGAAAAAATATCATATAAAAATATAGCATGCCTTTTTAGTTGTGCTATATTTTTTATACTGACATCCTGTGAAGAGGACCTTACCAAAGCTAACGGCAACCAAAGCAAGAATTTCCCTTCACAAATTATCAATAACGCCAACATTATACAGCGCGACTCCGGTTTTGTTACTTTAAAAGCCAAAGCTCCCATTATTGAAAAGTATGAGCTGATCGACAGCCCGTATGTAGTAGCCAGAAAAGGAATTGATATTGAGTTTTTTGATAAAAAGAAACCTAAAGTTCCTGGAAGAATTACAGCGAAATACGCCCGTATTTTTGAATACAAAAAATTCTACGAAGCCAAAGGCGATGTAAGAATAAGAACCAACGAAGGGCAGAGATTTGCCATGCAGAGTATTTACTGGGATCAGAAAAAAAACAGAATCTATACCAAAGATACGGTATATGTTACCATGGAAGACGGCTCTACATTGGTAGGAGCCAATGGAATGACGGCCAAAGATGATTTTTCCGAATACACGTTTTATAACAATTCGGGAGATTTCAGTTCGAAAAGAATTTCTGAAAATAAAAAATAA
- a CDS encoding TolC family protein: protein MKRINNSVIALSLFVGIAHANAQEKKTLSLDEAVQLGIQNSKNLKIDAAKIEEATADLLEAKNRQLPELKVSGSYMYLPIKPNVDIKLPGVSGAGGPEVHQVAYGSANLSVPIYSGGRIKYGIQSAKYLVEASKLSTENDKIAIAYNVAQAYNNLFKANQSIKVFEENLAASQKRDETFLKMENNGLIARNDRLKANLQTSNIELQLLEAKNNYNIANINMDLLLGLPETTVLEVDENYIEEGSDVKPVDFYVNEARENRKDLQALAQQRKAAELGTKAAKAENLPSIAFTGGYVAADIPKFLTVYNAINVGIGVSYNLSNLWKENSSLRQSQAREKQLAATDELLNDNIKLDVNREYQNTDYSKKRIAVFEKSAEQANENYRITKNKYDNGLATMTELLDADAAQIAANVGVINAKADAALAYRKLLQTTGTLTIK from the coding sequence ATGAAGAGAATAAATAACTCAGTGATTGCATTATCACTATTCGTAGGAATAGCCCATGCAAATGCTCAGGAGAAAAAGACACTTTCTCTTGACGAAGCTGTGCAGCTGGGAATCCAGAACAGCAAGAATCTCAAGATCGATGCAGCCAAGATCGAAGAGGCTACAGCTGATCTTCTGGAGGCTAAAAACAGACAACTACCGGAATTAAAAGTGTCAGGTAGCTATATGTACCTTCCGATTAAACCGAATGTGGATATCAAACTTCCGGGTGTTTCAGGGGCAGGAGGTCCCGAGGTACATCAGGTAGCTTATGGCTCAGCAAATCTTAGTGTTCCAATCTATAGCGGAGGAAGAATCAAATATGGGATTCAGTCGGCTAAATATCTGGTAGAAGCTTCCAAGCTGAGCACTGAGAATGACAAGATTGCTATTGCTTATAATGTAGCTCAGGCCTATAACAACTTATTTAAGGCAAACCAGTCTATTAAAGTTTTTGAAGAAAATCTTGCAGCTTCCCAGAAAAGAGATGAAACTTTCCTGAAAATGGAAAATAATGGTTTGATCGCGAGAAATGACAGATTAAAAGCCAACCTTCAGACTTCAAATATTGAACTTCAGCTTTTGGAGGCAAAAAATAATTACAATATTGCCAATATCAATATGGATCTTCTGCTAGGTCTTCCTGAAACAACGGTACTTGAAGTAGATGAAAATTATATTGAAGAAGGATCAGATGTGAAGCCTGTTGATTTTTATGTTAATGAAGCCAGAGAAAACCGTAAAGATTTGCAGGCTCTTGCACAACAGAGAAAAGCAGCAGAATTGGGAACAAAAGCTGCAAAAGCAGAAAACCTTCCTTCCATTGCATTCACCGGAGGCTATGTAGCTGCAGATATTCCTAAGTTTCTTACCGTATATAATGCAATCAACGTAGGAATCGGGGTATCATACAACTTATCCAACCTTTGGAAAGAAAATTCTTCTTTAAGACAGTCACAGGCCAGAGAAAAGCAACTTGCGGCTACCGATGAATTACTGAATGATAACATTAAGCTTGATGTCAACAGAGAATACCAGAACACCGACTATTCCAAAAAGAGAATTGCTGTTTTTGAAAAATCTGCTGAGCAGGCTAATGAAAATTACAGAATTACAAAAAATAAATACGACAACGGTCTTGCAACCATGACTGAATTGCTGGATGCAGACGCAGCTCAGATTGCAGCCAACGTTGGCGTAATCAATGCTAAGGCAGATGCTGCACTGGCATACAGAAAACTATTACAGACAACAGGAACTTTAACAATTAAATAA
- a CDS encoding NAD(P)H-dependent oxidoreductase — protein MKTLVIVTHPDIEKSVINKKWINELKKYPEKYTVHQLYEAYPDGKIDVAQEQKLMESYDKIVFQFPFYWFSSPPLLKQWLDEVVLYGWAYGSNSGFKLAGKKMTLAVTAGIDEEGYSKSGEYKYTMKELFRPYELTFDYIKADYKEPFVYYGIERDSSDEWINRSVPMYLEFLDNL, from the coding sequence ATGAAAACATTAGTGATTGTGACGCATCCTGATATAGAAAAATCAGTGATCAATAAAAAATGGATTAATGAGTTAAAAAAATACCCTGAAAAATATACGGTTCATCAGCTATATGAAGCTTACCCTGACGGAAAAATTGATGTAGCTCAGGAACAGAAACTGATGGAATCTTATGATAAAATTGTATTTCAGTTTCCTTTTTACTGGTTCAGCAGTCCGCCGCTTTTAAAACAATGGCTGGATGAAGTGGTTTTGTATGGCTGGGCCTATGGAAGCAACAGCGGTTTTAAGCTGGCCGGAAAGAAAATGACACTGGCTGTTACTGCAGGAATAGATGAAGAAGGGTATAGCAAATCCGGAGAATATAAATATACAATGAAGGAGCTTTTCCGACCTTATGAACTGACTTTCGATTATATAAAAGCCGATTATAAAGAACCATTCGTTTATTATGGAATTGAAAGAGATTCTTCCGATGAATGGATCAACAGAAGTGTTCCGATGTATCTGGAGTTTCTGGATAATTTATAA
- a CDS encoding HlyD family secretion protein encodes MENNNTQAAEPKKKKSLVFPIILAAVVIGGGIYGYRAYTYGQYHEETDDAQIASNMAPVISKISGYVAEVKVKDNQFVKKGDTLVILDNRDQKMALEQAQAALSTAKSNISNAEAATTATSKNIGSSEAAVITANAQIEAAKVNVWKTSQDLKRYANLVKDHSITEQQYEQALAAKQSADKQLQVLVDQRNQIAQQTHIASSQTAASSQQISVAGSVAKQREVDVENARLNLSYTVILAPEDGYVGKVPTQAGQYLQAGSQLFALVKNDQKWVVANFKETQVDKMVEGQKVKIEIDAFPDQEFEGVVSSFSPATGATFSILPPDNASGNFVKVVQRLPVKIDFVNLDKNIAKRLRTGMNVKAEVALK; translated from the coding sequence ATGGAAAATAATAATACACAGGCAGCTGAACCTAAAAAGAAAAAAAGTTTAGTTTTTCCTATCATTTTAGCGGCAGTAGTAATCGGAGGAGGAATCTACGGTTACAGAGCTTATACTTACGGACAGTATCATGAAGAAACTGACGATGCTCAGATTGCTTCCAATATGGCACCGGTAATTTCTAAAATCTCCGGATATGTAGCTGAAGTAAAAGTAAAAGACAACCAGTTTGTGAAGAAAGGAGATACTTTGGTGATTTTGGATAACAGAGATCAGAAAATGGCTCTTGAGCAGGCTCAGGCAGCATTATCTACAGCGAAAAGTAATATTTCCAATGCTGAAGCTGCTACAACGGCAACTTCGAAAAATATCGGTTCTTCAGAGGCGGCAGTAATCACTGCTAACGCTCAGATAGAAGCGGCAAAAGTAAATGTATGGAAAACATCACAGGATCTGAAAAGATATGCCAATCTTGTAAAAGACCATTCTATCACAGAACAACAGTATGAGCAGGCACTTGCTGCAAAACAATCTGCAGACAAACAGCTGCAGGTATTGGTTGACCAGAGAAATCAAATCGCTCAGCAGACTCATATCGCTTCTTCTCAGACGGCGGCAAGCTCTCAACAGATCAGTGTTGCAGGATCAGTGGCTAAACAAAGAGAAGTAGATGTAGAAAATGCAAGACTGAACTTGTCATATACAGTAATCCTGGCACCGGAAGACGGATATGTAGGAAAAGTACCAACACAGGCAGGTCAGTACCTGCAGGCAGGATCACAACTGTTTGCCTTGGTGAAAAACGACCAGAAATGGGTAGTGGCCAACTTTAAGGAAACACAGGTTGATAAAATGGTAGAAGGCCAGAAAGTAAAAATTGAGATTGATGCTTTCCCTGACCAGGAATTTGAGGGAGTGGTAAGCTCATTCTCTCCGGCTACAGGAGCTACTTTCTCTATTCTTCCTCCGGATAATGCGAGTGGTAACTTCGTAAAAGTAGTTCAGAGACTTCCTGTAAAAATTGACTTTGTGAATCTTGACAAGAATATTGCAAAAAGATTGAGAACAGGAATGAACGTAAAGGCAGAAGTTGCTTTGAAATAA
- a CDS encoding winged helix-turn-helix transcriptional regulator — MTKIKETSTNYANKKALADECPEIYASNIIGGQWALAICCYLINGKMRFGELRKKLQNITERMLTLQLRRLEEDKIITRTVYAEVPPRVEYELTEIGYKLNTIILEFEKWGKEHKELMKETLKNN, encoded by the coding sequence ATGACTAAAATCAAAGAAACCTCAACCAATTATGCCAATAAAAAAGCGCTTGCTGATGAGTGCCCGGAAATTTACGCTTCCAATATTATCGGAGGACAATGGGCATTAGCAATATGCTGTTATCTGATCAATGGAAAAATGAGGTTTGGTGAACTTAGAAAAAAGCTTCAGAACATTACTGAACGCATGCTTACACTTCAGCTCCGAAGGCTTGAAGAGGATAAAATCATCACCAGAACAGTGTACGCAGAAGTTCCTCCAAGGGTAGAATATGAGCTTACAGAAATAGGCTATAAACTGAACACCATTATCCTTGAGTTTGAAAAATGGGGCAAAGAACATAAAGAATTGATGAAGGAAACATTAAAGAATAATTGA
- a CDS encoding DHA2 family efflux MFS transporter permease subunit: MQDSLVEYGARRVIITITAILCALLEIVDSTIVNVALNEMKGNLGATLSEVGWVITAYAIGNVIIVPMTSWLSQQFGRRNYFAASIIIFTVFSFLCGNATNIWELVFFRLMQGIGGGALLVTSQTIITESYPIEKRSMAQAIYGLGVIIGPTLGPPLGGYIVDNYSWPYIFYINIPIGIAATLMTLQFVRSPKYAEKRKVSDVDWIGIGLLAVTVGSLQFILERGHEEDWFESGMIVAFTVAAILGFILFLWRELTFKYPIVELRVLKNGNLRIGTVMSFVLGFGLYGSTFIVPLYTQSILGWTALQSGALMIPAALTTAFMMPIIGRLLTKGAKQQILVSLGLFIFFIYSFWGYKILTPDTSKDAFFWMLIVRGAGLGLLFIPITSLSLSTLKGQEIGQGAAFTGMMRQLGGSFGIAAITTFIANAGQKYRNNLISHLDENSFDVQQRLAALKANFIAKGMTPDAAMNAAYKMLDLSVTKQATVLSYMDVFLYLGVIFLICIPFILFIKERKSKEKIDLSEAMH, encoded by the coding sequence ATGCAAGATTCATTAGTAGAATATGGAGCGCGGAGAGTGATCATTACGATTACTGCTATCCTTTGTGCCCTTCTTGAAATTGTAGACTCCACGATTGTTAATGTTGCCTTGAATGAAATGAAGGGGAATCTTGGAGCTACGCTTTCAGAAGTGGGTTGGGTGATTACAGCCTATGCTATCGGGAACGTTATTATTGTTCCCATGACAAGTTGGCTCTCACAGCAGTTCGGACGTAGGAATTACTTTGCGGCATCCATCATCATATTTACGGTATTTTCATTTTTATGTGGGAATGCCACCAATATCTGGGAACTTGTTTTCTTCAGATTGATGCAGGGGATCGGAGGAGGAGCCCTACTGGTAACCTCACAGACGATCATTACGGAATCTTATCCGATTGAAAAGAGAAGTATGGCTCAGGCTATCTATGGTCTGGGAGTAATTATTGGCCCTACATTAGGTCCGCCACTTGGAGGATATATTGTTGATAATTACAGCTGGCCGTATATATTTTATATTAATATTCCGATCGGGATTGCAGCCACTTTAATGACGCTGCAGTTCGTGAGAAGTCCGAAATATGCTGAAAAGCGTAAAGTTTCAGATGTCGACTGGATCGGTATTGGTTTATTGGCTGTAACAGTAGGTTCATTACAGTTCATTCTGGAAAGAGGACATGAAGAAGATTGGTTTGAAAGCGGAATGATCGTGGCCTTTACAGTAGCTGCAATATTAGGATTTATACTATTCCTCTGGAGGGAGCTCACCTTCAAATATCCGATTGTAGAACTCCGGGTATTGAAAAATGGAAACTTAAGAATCGGAACGGTGATGTCGTTTGTATTAGGATTTGGGCTCTATGGGTCAACATTCATCGTTCCGCTTTATACACAGAGTATCCTGGGCTGGACGGCGCTTCAGTCAGGAGCCTTAATGATTCCGGCGGCTTTAACAACTGCTTTCATGATGCCTATCATCGGAAGATTACTGACGAAAGGAGCAAAACAGCAGATTTTGGTTTCTCTGGGATTGTTCATTTTCTTTATCTATAGCTTCTGGGGATATAAAATCCTGACACCGGACACCAGCAAAGATGCTTTCTTCTGGATGCTGATTGTGAGAGGAGCAGGACTGGGACTGCTGTTTATTCCGATTACCTCTTTGTCATTAAGTACGCTGAAAGGACAGGAGATTGGTCAGGGTGCCGCTTTTACCGGAATGATGAGACAGCTGGGAGGATCTTTCGGGATTGCAGCAATTACAACCTTTATTGCCAATGCAGGCCAGAAATACAGAAATAACTTAATTTCCCATCTGGATGAGAACAGTTTTGATGTTCAGCAAAGGCTGGCTGCCCTGAAAGCAAACTTTATTGCAAAAGGAATGACACCTGATGCTGCAATGAATGCCGCTTACAAAATGCTGGATCTGTCCGTAACCAAACAGGCAACCGTTCTTTCCTACATGGACGTATTTCTTTATCTCGGGGTCATATTCCTGATATGTATTCCGTTTATCCTATTCATAAAAGAAAGAAAGAGCAAAGAAAAAATAGATTTGAGTGAAGCCATGCACTAA
- a CDS encoding alpha/beta hydrolase produces MKALFSILFMIGSMFCKAQNLYSKAYGEHKNPPVIFIHGGPGGNATLFEGTTAQKLADKGFYVIVYDRRGEGRSKDENATMTFKESFEDLKGIYSAYNIKKANIIAHSFGGIIGTLFTSQFPEKVKSLTLAGALFTQQETYDHILKKVKEHFKNDPVQLTEISAIENLDKNSAAYRKRCYEMAGKLGFFDMPNPTPESEKLRKEYQAGEFYKNNIRNPNSPLTFYQNEPLNNLDNTTVLKNIRKKGIPVFAVYGKNDGIFSEKQLDDLKNIVGKKNFKLIDNCSHYLFVDQQNDFLEFIKLTLK; encoded by the coding sequence ATGAAAGCACTGTTTTCCATTCTTTTTATGATAGGTTCCATGTTCTGTAAAGCGCAGAATTTATACTCTAAAGCTTATGGTGAACATAAAAATCCGCCTGTTATTTTTATCCATGGCGGACCGGGTGGAAATGCCACTTTATTTGAAGGAACTACAGCGCAAAAACTTGCTGATAAAGGATTTTACGTCATTGTGTATGACAGACGTGGTGAAGGACGTTCAAAAGATGAAAACGCAACCATGACATTTAAAGAAAGTTTTGAGGATTTAAAAGGTATTTATTCCGCATATAATATCAAAAAGGCTAATATTATTGCCCACAGTTTCGGCGGGATTATCGGAACCCTGTTCACGTCACAATTTCCTGAAAAGGTAAAGTCGCTGACTCTTGCAGGTGCTTTATTTACCCAGCAGGAAACCTATGACCATATTCTTAAAAAGGTAAAAGAACATTTCAAAAATGATCCTGTACAGCTAACAGAGATTTCAGCAATAGAAAATCTGGATAAAAATTCTGCTGCATACAGAAAAAGATGCTATGAAATGGCAGGAAAACTTGGCTTCTTTGACATGCCTAACCCTACTCCAGAAAGTGAAAAGCTGAGAAAGGAATACCAGGCAGGAGAATTTTATAAAAACAATATAAGAAACCCCAACTCTCCTCTTACATTTTATCAGAATGAACCTTTGAATAATCTTGATAATACTACAGTTTTAAAAAATATCCGGAAAAAAGGAATCCCTGTTTTTGCCGTGTATGGTAAAAATGACGGTATATTTTCAGAGAAACAGCTTGATGATCTTAAAAATATTGTGGGAAAGAAAAATTTTAAACTGATTGATAACTGTTCCCATTATTTATTTGTAGATCAACAGAATGATTTCCTGGAATTTATTAAGCTTACATTGAAATAA
- a CDS encoding TetR/AcrR family transcriptional regulator, whose amino-acid sequence MNTNMISKEENILFAAEELFAEKGFEGTSTREIAKAANVNISMISYYFGSKEKLYEKLVEYRMNEGQFFSKDLLGRTDINEWQKIERVIDQFSNKIRTQKCFYRIMQREQLHTKNPQIVEFLKQTKMGFLSMYSQILESGLKNGIFTKKPPIYLLHSTVSGTLFYAFNAKEMYKEFLNETEDEEAFDEKYYTELNKHIKYLLKDLLGYEENK is encoded by the coding sequence ATGAATACCAACATGATTTCAAAAGAAGAGAATATATTATTTGCCGCCGAAGAGCTCTTTGCTGAGAAAGGATTCGAAGGAACCTCTACCCGCGAAATTGCAAAGGCTGCTAATGTAAATATCTCTATGATCTCATATTATTTTGGCTCTAAGGAAAAACTTTATGAGAAATTAGTAGAATACAGAATGAATGAAGGTCAGTTTTTTTCGAAAGATCTTTTGGGAAGAACTGATATCAACGAATGGCAGAAAATTGAAAGAGTAATTGATCAGTTTTCTAATAAGATCCGGACTCAAAAATGCTTTTACAGGATTATGCAGAGAGAGCAGCTGCATACCAAGAATCCTCAGATTGTAGAATTTTTGAAACAGACCAAAATGGGATTCCTTTCCATGTATTCACAGATATTGGAAAGCGGTCTTAAAAATGGAATTTTCACCAAGAAACCACCTATCTATCTCCTTCATTCCACCGTAAGCGGAACTTTATTTTATGCATTCAATGCAAAAGAAATGTATAAAGAATTCCTGAATGAAACAGAAGATGAGGAAGCTTTTGACGAAAAATACTATACAGAACTTAATAAACATATTAAATATTTACTAAAAGACCTTTTAGGTTATGAAGAGAATAAATAA
- a CDS encoding DNA-3-methyladenine glycosylase I translates to MSYCLAIEGMQPESRKELHKNYHDNYYGFPIHDDNELFGRLILEINQAGLSWETVLKKEESFRKAYDNFDIQKIAAYTEEDRERLLSDPGIIRNKLKVNAAIENAQTIIELQKEFGSFEKWLEHHHPKTLQEWMKLFKKTFKFTGGEIVNEFLMSTGYLQGAHHESCPVHSKVLAQKPLWKKAEEK, encoded by the coding sequence ATGAGTTATTGTTTAGCAATAGAAGGAATGCAGCCTGAAAGCAGAAAAGAGCTGCACAAGAATTATCATGACAACTATTATGGGTTTCCTATTCACGATGATAATGAATTGTTCGGAAGATTGATCCTGGAAATCAATCAGGCTGGCTTAAGCTGGGAAACTGTTCTTAAAAAAGAAGAAAGTTTCAGAAAAGCCTATGATAATTTTGATATTCAGAAAATAGCGGCATACACGGAAGAAGACCGGGAAAGATTGCTGAGCGATCCGGGAATTATCAGGAATAAGCTAAAAGTAAATGCTGCGATTGAAAATGCCCAAACAATCATTGAATTGCAAAAGGAATTTGGTTCTTTCGAAAAATGGCTGGAGCATCATCATCCCAAAACATTACAGGAATGGATGAAGCTGTTCAAAAAAACATTCAAATTCACCGGCGGGGAGATTGTAAACGAATTTCTGATGAGCACCGGATATCTTCAGGGAGCCCATCATGAAAGCTGTCCCGTTCACTCAAAAGTACTGGCACAAAAACCTTTGTGGAAAAAAGCTGAGGAAAAGTAG
- a CDS encoding TQO small subunit DoxD, with protein sequence MKHTVNSQSSDLAGLYTLSLRMVIGWTYFSAFWRRLILENKLIPDEKGYVGEKFNHFLPNALGIKPVIEYLVTHPDALQRSMMIFTIIEAIVGLFIIFGLFTRLMSIGIFSLAFGILLGSGWLGTTCLDEWQIGVLGIAGGFALFLSGSGAYSLDYYFMKNNKNFTQKKWFQWLGSGSLPISKPKVFVLAGSLTIFGLTLFTNQYFHGGVWGTFHNKSVKPKLEISNISHNYSDLKFEVYRTEGADVYGSFLIGIHILDKKGNILKELDHKELAGIPEKNIQNHYVAKVKPGKHSLVIPLGAKADVALNIDDILQKNEIHSLKLIDISGIEWIERIE encoded by the coding sequence ATGAAACATACCGTAAACAGCCAGTCTTCGGACCTGGCCGGCTTATATACTTTATCCCTCCGTATGGTCATCGGGTGGACTTATTTTTCAGCGTTCTGGCGCAGACTTATCCTGGAAAACAAACTTATTCCTGATGAAAAGGGATATGTCGGGGAAAAATTCAATCATTTTTTACCTAATGCACTTGGAATAAAACCTGTTATTGAGTATCTGGTTACCCATCCCGATGCATTACAGCGTTCCATGATGATTTTTACCATTATTGAAGCGATTGTAGGATTATTCATCATTTTCGGATTATTTACCCGCCTGATGAGTATCGGTATCTTCAGCCTTGCTTTTGGAATTTTACTGGGTTCCGGCTGGCTGGGAACAACCTGTCTTGATGAATGGCAGATAGGTGTTCTGGGAATCGCGGGTGGATTTGCTCTGTTTCTTTCGGGAAGTGGTGCCTATTCACTGGACTATTATTTTATGAAAAACAACAAAAACTTTACTCAGAAAAAATGGTTTCAATGGCTGGGATCCGGAAGTTTACCCATCTCAAAACCTAAAGTTTTCGTATTGGCAGGATCGTTAACCATATTCGGACTAACCCTTTTTACCAATCAGTATTTCCATGGCGGCGTGTGGGGAACCTTTCACAATAAATCAGTAAAACCGAAGCTTGAAATTTCAAACATCTCCCATAATTACTCAGATCTGAAATTTGAAGTATACAGAACTGAAGGTGCCGATGTATACGGCTCTTTTTTGATAGGCATTCATATTCTGGACAAAAAAGGAAATATTTTAAAAGAGCTTGATCACAAAGAACTTGCCGGAATTCCTGAAAAGAATATTCAAAATCATTATGTTGCCAAAGTGAAACCAGGGAAACATAGTCTGGTAATTCCATTGGGGGCAAAAGCCGATGTGGCCCTGAATATTGACGATATTCTTCAAAAAAATGAAATTCATTCCTTAAAACTGATTGATATCAGCGGGATTGAATGGATTGAGAGGATTGAATAG